From Rhodococcus antarcticus, the proteins below share one genomic window:
- a CDS encoding MFS transporter has translation MLSRAFLLLMGTTVLSFGSFTLLLPVVPLQVSELGGGSVAVGACTAVFMAATVAVQLRTPSLLRTRGHRWVLVTGCALLGVPALVLPLVGAGFGVLGVLAVTAVRGCGFGLLTVASGALVAELVEPSRLGRASSLYGVAVGLPQLVTLPVGLAVVASHGTSPVLLAGGGLGLAATVLARTLPAGPLGAPPPAAGTARLAPNEVAVPVVALTVVALSFGATLTFLPIAAPERPAAVGLALAVLTAAMLVGRGLAGPLAALAGQPGRVLPAGVLLAAAGAAVLALGVAAGGEGALLVGAALFGAGFGVVQNDSLVLLFVRAGPARRGPASAAWNVAYDAGTGLGAVVLGVVVAVAGYPWAFGVTAAAVGLVGVALVVGRTRGTAPGDQVVTGGPRGSLPHV, from the coding sequence GTGCTGAGCCGGGCGTTCCTGCTCCTGATGGGCACCACCGTGCTCTCGTTCGGCAGCTTCACGCTGCTGCTGCCGGTGGTGCCGCTGCAGGTGAGCGAGCTCGGCGGCGGGTCGGTGGCCGTGGGCGCGTGCACCGCGGTGTTCATGGCGGCCACCGTGGCCGTGCAGCTGCGCACACCGAGCCTGCTGCGCACCCGGGGGCACCGCTGGGTGCTGGTGACCGGGTGCGCGCTGCTCGGGGTACCGGCGCTGGTGCTGCCGCTGGTGGGTGCGGGGTTCGGCGTGCTCGGCGTGCTCGCGGTGACGGCCGTGCGCGGCTGCGGCTTCGGGCTGCTGACGGTGGCCTCGGGCGCGCTGGTCGCCGAGCTCGTGGAGCCGTCGAGGCTCGGGCGGGCCTCGTCGCTGTACGGGGTGGCCGTGGGCCTGCCCCAGCTGGTCACCCTGCCGGTGGGTCTGGCCGTGGTGGCATCGCACGGCACCTCCCCGGTGCTGCTCGCGGGCGGTGGGCTCGGACTGGCCGCGACGGTGCTGGCCCGGACGCTGCCGGCCGGCCCCCTGGGAGCGCCACCACCGGCAGCCGGCACCGCGCGGCTCGCCCCGAACGAGGTGGCCGTCCCGGTGGTCGCCCTCACCGTGGTCGCGCTCTCCTTCGGGGCCACCCTGACCTTCCTGCCGATCGCCGCCCCGGAGCGACCGGCCGCTGTCGGGCTCGCCCTCGCGGTCCTCACCGCGGCCATGCTCGTGGGCCGGGGGCTGGCCGGTCCGCTGGCGGCGCTGGCGGGGCAGCCGGGACGGGTCCTGCCCGCCGGTGTGCTGCTGGCCGCCGCGGGGGCCGCTGTCCTCGCGCTCGGGGTCGCGGCCGGGGGCGAAGGTGCTCTGCTGGTGGGCGCGGCACTGTTCGGAGCGGGGTTCGGCGTGGTGCAGAACGACAGCCTGGTGCTGCTGTTCGTCCGGGCGGGACCGGCGCGCAGGGGTCCGGCGAGCGCCGCCTGGAACGTGGCCTACGACGCCGGCACCGGGCTGGGCGCGGTGGTCCTCGGCGTCGTGGTGGCTGTGGCCGGGTACCCGTGGGCGTTCGGGGTGACGGCTGCGGCGGTCGGGCTGGTCGGGGTCGCGCTGGTGGTGGGCCGGACCCGTGGGACGGCCCCCGGTGACCAGGTGGTCACCGGGGGCCCTCGCGGGTCCCTGCCGCACGTCTAG
- the hisB gene encoding imidazoleglycerol-phosphate dehydratase HisB, whose product MTRTARVERTTRESSIVVTLDLDGTGVVDVRTGVPFFDHMLTAFGVHGCFDLTVAATGDTHVEAHHTVEDTAIVLGQALHTALGDKVGIRRFGDAYIPMDEALAHAAVDVSGRPYCVHTGEPEHMLGALIGGGGEPPYATVINRHVFEALAAHARIALHVRVLHGRDQHHVTEAEYKAVARALRQAVEPDPRVTGVPSTKGSL is encoded by the coding sequence GTGACCCGCACCGCCCGGGTGGAGCGCACGACCCGCGAGTCGAGCATCGTCGTCACCCTCGACCTGGACGGCACCGGTGTGGTCGACGTGCGCACCGGGGTGCCGTTCTTCGACCACATGCTCACCGCGTTCGGGGTGCACGGCTGCTTCGACCTCACGGTGGCCGCCACCGGGGACACCCACGTGGAGGCGCACCACACCGTCGAGGACACCGCCATCGTGCTCGGCCAGGCGCTGCACACCGCGCTGGGGGACAAGGTCGGCATCCGCCGCTTCGGCGACGCCTACATCCCCATGGACGAGGCCCTCGCGCACGCCGCCGTGGACGTGTCCGGCCGGCCCTACTGCGTGCACACCGGGGAGCCGGAGCACATGCTCGGCGCGCTCATCGGTGGCGGCGGCGAGCCCCCCTACGCGACCGTCATCAACCGGCACGTGTTCGAGGCGCTGGCCGCGCACGCCCGGATCGCGCTGCACGTGCGGGTGCTGCACGGCCGCGACCAGCACCACGTCACCGAGGCCGAGTACAAGGCCGTGGCCCGGGCGCTGCGCCAGGCCGTGGAGCCGGACCCCCGGGTGACCGGTGTCCCGTCCACCAAGGGATCGCTGTGA
- a CDS encoding histidinol-phosphate transaminase, which translates to MTIGERVTLADLPLRPELVGASPYGAPQLDVAVRLNTNENPHPPSAALVDDVAEAVRVAASGLHRYPDRDAVGLRTELAEYLVRQTGVAVTVDNVWAANGSNEILQQLLQAFGGPGRTALGFEPSYSMHPVISGGTRTRWLPAPRRADFSLDVDAAVAAIAEHRPDVLFVTSPNNPTGQSTSLDDLRRIATAATGIVVVDEAYAEFSPAPSALELIAELPSRVVVSRTMSKAFAFAGGRLGYLVAAPALVEAMLLVRLPYHLSVVTQAAARAALRHASETLGTVAELAAERERVSEELSGMGFQVVPSDANFVLLGRFTDAPAAWRGYLERGVLIRDVGIAGHLRATIGLRGENDTFLAASADLVTELDTPRTTTQPQGGPQ; encoded by the coding sequence GTGACGATCGGGGAGCGCGTCACCCTCGCCGATCTCCCCCTCCGTCCGGAGCTGGTGGGCGCGAGCCCGTACGGCGCCCCACAGCTGGACGTGGCCGTGCGGCTCAACACCAACGAGAACCCGCACCCGCCCTCTGCCGCCCTGGTCGACGACGTCGCCGAGGCGGTGCGCGTGGCGGCCTCCGGGCTGCACCGCTACCCCGACCGCGACGCCGTGGGACTGCGCACCGAGCTCGCCGAGTACCTGGTGCGCCAGACGGGGGTGGCCGTCACCGTGGACAACGTGTGGGCGGCCAACGGCTCCAACGAGATCCTCCAGCAGCTGCTGCAGGCCTTCGGCGGGCCCGGGCGCACCGCGCTGGGCTTCGAGCCGAGCTACTCCATGCACCCCGTCATCTCCGGCGGCACCCGCACCAGGTGGCTGCCCGCACCGCGCCGGGCCGACTTCTCCCTCGACGTCGACGCCGCCGTCGCCGCGATCGCCGAGCACCGTCCGGACGTCCTGTTCGTGACCAGCCCCAACAACCCCACGGGGCAGTCGACCAGCCTCGACGACCTGCGCCGCATCGCCACCGCAGCAACCGGCATCGTCGTGGTGGACGAGGCGTACGCGGAGTTCTCCCCGGCCCCGAGCGCGCTCGAGCTGATCGCCGAGCTCCCGTCCCGGGTGGTCGTCAGCCGCACCATGAGCAAGGCGTTCGCGTTCGCCGGCGGACGGCTGGGGTACCTCGTGGCCGCACCTGCCCTGGTGGAGGCGATGCTGCTGGTGCGGCTGCCCTACCACCTCTCGGTGGTCACCCAGGCGGCGGCCCGGGCGGCGCTCCGGCACGCGAGCGAGACCCTGGGCACCGTCGCCGAGCTCGCCGCCGAGCGCGAACGGGTGTCGGAGGAGCTGTCCGGCATGGGGTTCCAGGTGGTGCCCAGCGACGCGAACTTCGTGCTGCTCGGCCGCTTCACCGATGCGCCCGCGGCGTGGCGGGGCTACCTGGAGCGCGGCGTGCTCATCCGGGACGTGGGCATCGCCGGGCACCTCCGTGCGACGATCGGCCTCCGCGGGGAGAACGACACCTTCCTCGCAGCGTCCGCCGACCTCGTCACCGAGCTCGACACCCCGCGCACGACCACGCAACCCCAGGGAGGACCCCAGTGA
- the hisD gene encoding histidinol dehydrogenase, whose amino-acid sequence MLARTDLRGSTPSTAELRATLPRGEVDVDAVLHAVRPIVDDVRARGVDAALEIGERFDKVRPASVRVPGPVVAAALEHLDADVRAALEESIARSRTVHADQRRSETVTQVVAGGTVTERWVPVERVGLYVPGGNAVYPSSVVMNVVPAQAAEVGSLVVCSPPQADHGGWPHPAILAACALLGVEEVWSVGGAQGISLLALGGTDTTGDVLEPVDLITGPGNIYVTAAKRILRGMVGIDSEAGPTEIAVLADDTADAVHVAADLVSQAEHDVLAASVLVTTSPELADAVDAALVEMVAATKHTERIREALAGRQSGTVLVDDVEQGLRVVDAYAAEHLEIQTRDASVVARRVRNAGAIFVGPWSPVSLGDYCAGSNHVLPTAGCARHSSGLSVQTFLRGIHLVEYTEAALADVARHVVVLADAEDLPAHGEAVTARFRS is encoded by the coding sequence GTGCTCGCCCGCACCGACCTGCGTGGCTCCACCCCGTCCACCGCCGAGCTCCGCGCGACCCTGCCGCGCGGCGAGGTCGACGTGGACGCCGTGCTGCACGCGGTGCGCCCGATCGTCGACGACGTCCGGGCGCGCGGCGTCGACGCCGCGCTGGAGATCGGCGAGCGCTTCGACAAGGTCCGGCCGGCGAGCGTGCGCGTGCCGGGGCCCGTTGTCGCGGCGGCGCTGGAGCACCTGGACGCCGACGTGCGGGCCGCGCTCGAGGAGTCCATCGCCCGCAGCCGCACGGTCCACGCCGACCAGCGACGCAGCGAGACCGTCACCCAGGTCGTCGCCGGGGGCACGGTCACCGAGCGCTGGGTGCCGGTCGAGCGGGTGGGGCTCTACGTCCCCGGGGGCAACGCGGTCTACCCCTCCAGCGTCGTCATGAACGTGGTGCCGGCCCAGGCGGCCGAGGTCGGCTCGCTGGTGGTCTGCTCCCCGCCGCAGGCCGACCACGGCGGGTGGCCGCACCCCGCGATCCTCGCGGCGTGCGCGCTGCTCGGCGTCGAGGAGGTCTGGTCCGTCGGTGGGGCGCAGGGGATCTCGCTGCTGGCGCTGGGTGGCACCGACACCACCGGCGACGTGCTGGAGCCCGTCGACCTCATCACCGGCCCGGGCAACATCTACGTCACCGCGGCCAAGCGCATCCTGCGCGGCATGGTCGGCATCGACTCCGAGGCCGGGCCCACCGAGATCGCCGTGCTCGCCGACGACACCGCCGACGCGGTGCACGTGGCCGCGGACCTGGTCAGCCAGGCCGAGCACGACGTGCTCGCCGCGAGCGTCCTGGTCACCACCAGCCCCGAGCTGGCCGACGCGGTGGACGCCGCGCTGGTGGAGATGGTGGCGGCCACCAAGCACACCGAGCGCATCCGCGAGGCGCTGGCGGGCCGGCAGTCCGGCACCGTGCTCGTCGACGACGTGGAGCAGGGGCTGCGGGTCGTGGACGCCTACGCCGCCGAGCACCTGGAGATCCAGACCCGGGACGCCTCGGTCGTGGCCCGCCGCGTCCGCAACGCCGGCGCCATCTTCGTCGGACCGTGGTCGCCGGTGAGCCTGGGTGACTACTGCGCCGGGTCCAACCACGTGCTGCCCACCGCGGGTTGCGCGCGGCACAGCTCCGGGCTCAGCGTGCAGACCTTCCTGCGCGGCATCCACCTCGTCGAGTACACCGAGGCCGCCCTGGCCGACGTGGCCCGGCACGTGGTGGTCCTGGCCGACGCGGAGGACCTGCCCGCCCACGGCGAGGCCGTGACCGCCCGGTTCCGGTCGTGA
- the nadC gene encoding carboxylating nicotinate-nucleotide diphosphorylase has product MTVPGGRTLAPSTVELLERQGLDVDDVVRVVATALEEDLRLGPDVTTLSTVGPTARATGSVVPRERGVLAGLGVAVAVLDLVLGEDRELVHLGADGDPAVPGEPTLVVTAPAAGLLTAERTMLNLLCHLSGVATATDAWVRAVAGTHCRIRDTRKTLPGLRQLQKYAVRTGGGVNHRMALGDAALIKDNHVVAAGGVVEAMRLVRAAAPGLHCEVEVDSLDQLDAVLAEGAELVLLDNFDVPTTAEAVRRRDAVAPRTGLESSGGLTLAAAGDYARTGVDFVAVGALTHSVTVLDLGLDLD; this is encoded by the coding sequence ATGACCGTGCCGGGAGGCCGCACCCTCGCCCCGTCCACCGTCGAGCTGCTCGAGCGCCAGGGCCTGGACGTCGACGACGTCGTCCGCGTGGTGGCGACCGCGCTCGAGGAGGACCTGCGCCTGGGCCCGGACGTGACCACGCTGTCGACGGTCGGCCCGACGGCCCGTGCCACCGGGTCCGTGGTTCCGCGCGAGCGCGGGGTGCTCGCCGGGCTCGGGGTGGCCGTGGCGGTGCTGGACCTGGTGCTGGGTGAGGATCGCGAGCTCGTGCACCTCGGGGCCGACGGCGACCCCGCCGTGCCGGGCGAGCCCACCCTGGTCGTCACCGCACCCGCGGCCGGGCTGCTCACCGCCGAGCGCACCATGCTGAACCTGCTCTGCCACCTGTCGGGCGTGGCCACCGCCACGGACGCGTGGGTGCGCGCGGTGGCCGGCACGCACTGCCGCATCCGGGACACCCGCAAGACCTTGCCGGGGCTGCGTCAGCTGCAGAAGTACGCCGTCCGCACCGGGGGCGGGGTGAACCACCGGATGGCTCTCGGCGACGCGGCGCTGATCAAGGACAACCACGTGGTGGCCGCCGGCGGGGTCGTCGAGGCCATGAGGCTCGTGCGTGCCGCCGCTCCCGGGCTGCACTGCGAGGTCGAGGTCGACTCCCTCGACCAGCTCGACGCGGTGCTCGCCGAGGGCGCCGAGCTCGTCCTGCTGGACAACTTCGACGTCCCCACCACGGCCGAGGCCGTGCGCCGGCGCGACGCCGTGGCCCCGCGGACCGGCCTGGAGTCCTCCGGCGGGCTGACCCTGGCCGCGGCCGGGGACTACGCCCGCACCGGGGTGGACTTCGTCGCCGTCGGTGCCCTGACCCACTCGGTGACCGTGCTGGATCTGGGTCTCGACCTAGACTGA
- a CDS encoding L-aspartate oxidase, translated as MSRSWEAHADLVVVGSGVAGLTAALAAQAAGLRVLVVSKGDVDDSSTAWAQGGIAVVGAEALAAGDTVEDHVRDTLAAGGGLCDEAAVRSVVAAGGAAVERLVVRGAHFDTNPDGTSARTREGGHSFRRVVHAGGDATGAEVQRALVAATAGAVGRVAATAGAVGRVAATAGAGLAVLERHTATRVLLGPDGSVHGLAVLDAGGATGVLHAPVVLLATGGLGHLYSATTNPDVATGDGVALALAAGALVSDLEFVQFHPTVLFATGGAGQRPLVTEAVRGEGAVLVDLDGRSVTAGVHPLGDLAPRDVVAGAITARMRAAGTDHVLLDARALTGFAGRFPTVHAACAEVGLDPSTDLVPVAPAAHYSCGGVVTDLHGRTTVVGLLAAGEVARTGLHGANRLASNSLLEGLVLGERAAVVALGRVVEVGRVEAGDPGAPAVPTADRAALQELMTDRASLGRDADGLAHAAGVLAGAPHRTPVDRRGVEDATLTTVARALVAAATARTESRGCHLRTDHPAAREALRRSTTLRLDPEGTPVLVETVGAAA; from the coding sequence GTGAGCCGGTCGTGGGAGGCACACGCCGACCTCGTCGTCGTGGGCAGCGGCGTCGCCGGGCTGACGGCGGCGCTCGCCGCGCAGGCCGCTGGTCTGCGTGTGCTGGTGGTCAGCAAGGGTGACGTGGACGACTCGTCGACGGCCTGGGCGCAGGGCGGGATCGCGGTGGTCGGTGCCGAGGCGCTGGCCGCCGGGGACACCGTTGAGGACCACGTGCGCGACACCCTGGCGGCCGGCGGCGGGCTGTGCGACGAGGCGGCCGTGCGCTCGGTCGTGGCCGCGGGTGGAGCTGCCGTGGAGCGGCTCGTCGTTCGCGGCGCGCACTTCGACACCAACCCGGACGGCACCAGCGCGCGCACCCGGGAGGGTGGGCACTCCTTCCGCCGCGTCGTGCACGCAGGGGGTGACGCGACGGGGGCGGAGGTGCAGCGGGCACTGGTCGCCGCGACGGCCGGCGCCGTGGGCAGGGTCGCCGCGACGGCCGGCGCCGTGGGCAGGGTCGCCGCGACGGCCGGCGCCGGGCTCGCCGTGCTGGAACGGCACACCGCCACCCGGGTGCTGCTCGGGCCGGACGGGTCGGTGCACGGGCTCGCGGTCCTCGACGCGGGCGGCGCGACGGGCGTGCTCCACGCACCGGTGGTGCTGCTGGCCACCGGTGGGCTCGGGCACCTCTACTCGGCCACCACGAACCCCGACGTCGCGACCGGGGACGGCGTCGCCCTGGCGCTGGCCGCCGGAGCGCTCGTCAGCGACCTGGAGTTCGTCCAGTTCCACCCGACGGTGCTGTTCGCCACCGGGGGAGCGGGCCAGCGACCGCTGGTCACCGAGGCAGTCCGCGGCGAGGGTGCGGTGCTCGTGGACCTCGACGGACGCTCGGTGACCGCGGGCGTGCACCCCCTGGGCGACCTGGCCCCCCGCGACGTGGTCGCCGGTGCCATCACCGCCCGCATGCGGGCAGCCGGCACCGACCACGTGCTGCTGGACGCCCGCGCGCTGACCGGCTTCGCAGGGCGCTTCCCGACCGTGCACGCCGCCTGCGCCGAGGTCGGCCTCGATCCCTCCACCGACCTCGTTCCCGTTGCCCCGGCCGCCCACTACTCCTGCGGCGGCGTGGTCACCGACCTCCACGGCCGCACCACCGTCGTCGGGTTGCTCGCGGCCGGGGAGGTGGCCCGCACCGGCCTGCACGGGGCCAACCGTCTCGCCTCGAACAGCCTGCTGGAGGGGCTCGTGCTGGGGGAGCGTGCCGCCGTGGTCGCCCTCGGCAGAGTGGTGGAGGTCGGCCGGGTCGAGGCCGGCGACCCGGGTGCACCGGCGGTGCCGACCGCAGACCGCGCCGCGCTGCAGGAGCTGATGACCGACCGGGCCAGCCTCGGCCGTGACGCCGACGGGCTCGCCCACGCCGCCGGGGTGCTGGCCGGTGCTCCGCACCGCACCCCGGTGGACCGACGGGGCGTGGAGGATGCCACCCTCACCACCGTCGCCCGTGCGCTGGTCGCGGCCGCGACGGCCCGCACGGAGAGCCGCGGCTGCCACCTGCGCACCGATCACCCCGCCGCACGGGAAGCTCTGCGCCGCAGCACCACCCTGCGGCTGGACCCCGAGGGGACACCCGTGCTCGTCGAGACCGTGGGGGCGGCGGCATGA
- the nadA gene encoding quinolinate synthase NadA — MTAASVLDGVRNTEAGYTGVEPDAAWAAQVRELAARRGAVLLAHNYQLPAIQDVADHVGDSLALSRIAAESDAGTIVFCGVHFMAETAKILSPAKTVLIPDERAGCSLADSIDAAQLRAWKAENPGSVVVSYVNTTAEVKALTDICCTSSNAVEVIESISPDTPVLFLPDQFLGAHVQRRTGRTNIQVWAGECHVHAGINGDELAAQVRSHPGAELYVHPECGCATSALYLAGEGIVPDEKVRILSTGGMLTAARASSARQVLVATEVGMLHQLRKAAPEIDFQAVNDKASCRYMKMITPAALLRCLVEGRDEVHVDEATAAAARGAVERMIAIGTPGRGE, encoded by the coding sequence ATGACTGCAGCGTCCGTTCTCGACGGCGTCCGCAACACCGAGGCGGGCTACACCGGGGTGGAGCCCGACGCAGCGTGGGCCGCCCAGGTGCGCGAGCTCGCCGCCCGGCGGGGAGCGGTGCTCCTGGCCCACAACTACCAGCTGCCGGCCATCCAGGACGTCGCCGACCACGTGGGGGACTCGCTCGCGCTGTCGCGGATCGCGGCCGAGTCCGACGCCGGCACCATCGTCTTCTGCGGTGTGCACTTCATGGCCGAGACCGCGAAGATCCTCAGCCCCGCCAAGACGGTGCTCATCCCCGACGAGCGCGCCGGCTGCTCGCTGGCCGACTCCATCGACGCCGCCCAGCTGCGCGCGTGGAAGGCCGAGAACCCGGGGTCCGTGGTCGTCAGCTACGTGAACACGACGGCAGAGGTCAAGGCGCTCACCGACATCTGCTGCACGTCCTCCAACGCCGTCGAGGTCATCGAGAGCATCTCACCGGACACGCCGGTGCTGTTCCTGCCCGACCAGTTCCTCGGCGCGCACGTCCAGCGCCGGACCGGACGCACCAACATCCAGGTGTGGGCGGGCGAGTGCCACGTGCACGCCGGCATCAACGGTGACGAGCTGGCGGCCCAGGTCCGCAGCCACCCGGGCGCCGAGCTCTACGTGCACCCCGAGTGCGGCTGCGCCACGTCTGCGCTGTACCTGGCCGGCGAGGGCATCGTGCCCGACGAGAAGGTGCGCATCCTGTCCACGGGCGGGATGCTCACGGCAGCACGAGCGTCCAGCGCGCGGCAGGTCCTCGTGGCGACGGAGGTCGGCATGCTGCACCAGCTGCGCAAGGCCGCTCCGGAGATCGACTTCCAGGCGGTCAACGACAAGGCCTCCTGCCGGTACATGAAGATGATCACTCCCGCGGCCCTGCTGCGGTGCCTGGTCGAGGGTCGCGACGAGGTGCACGTCGACGAGGCCACCGCGGCGGCCGCGCGCGGTGCCGTCGAGCGGATGATCGCGATCGGCACCCCGGGGCGTGGGGAGTGA